A part of Microthrixaceae bacterium genomic DNA contains:
- a CDS encoding type II toxin-antitoxin system VapC family toxin: MATLTHLDTHVVVWLVTGEHARLSESARDMIEEDCLEVSPMVGLELTYLCEVGRLEIDPAEILSELRRSIDLRECDEPFGNVASIARGLSWTRDPFDRLIVAQAVAAGARLVTRDDTIRHHFSYACW; this comes from the coding sequence GTGGCGACCCTGACCCACCTGGACACACATGTCGTGGTGTGGCTCGTCACCGGTGAGCACGCAAGGCTTTCCGAGAGTGCCAGGGACATGATTGAAGAGGACTGCTTGGAGGTCTCTCCTATGGTCGGGCTCGAGCTCACCTACCTGTGCGAGGTTGGGCGGCTCGAGATCGATCCTGCTGAGATCCTGTCGGAGCTACGCAGGTCCATCGACCTGCGTGAGTGTGACGAGCCGTTCGGGAACGTCGCCTCGATCGCCCGCGGTCTTTCCTGGACTCGTGACCCCTTTGACCGGCTGATCGTCGCTCAGGCGGTAGCGGCCGGAGCGCGTCTAGTCACCCGAGACGACACGATCCGGCACCACTTCTCCTACGCCTGCTGGTGA
- a CDS encoding type II toxin-antitoxin system Phd/YefM family antitoxin: MAITASKLRANVYRILDEVLATGQPVEIIRGGRTLRIVPDEEPTSRLDRIRALGVIIGDPDDLVHSDWSDAWRP; encoded by the coding sequence ATGGCCATAACCGCCTCCAAGCTGCGTGCGAACGTGTACCGGATCCTCGATGAGGTACTGGCCACGGGGCAGCCGGTGGAGATCATTCGTGGCGGACGAACGCTGCGGATCGTGCCCGATGAGGAACCCACGTCACGGCTCGACCGGATTAGGGCGCTCGGGGTCATCATCGGGGACCCCGACGACCTCGTCCACAGCGACTGGTCGGACGCGTGGCGACCCTGA